From Haliotis asinina isolate JCU_RB_2024 chromosome 8, JCU_Hal_asi_v2, whole genome shotgun sequence, a single genomic window includes:
- the LOC137294716 gene encoding lysosomal proton-coupled steroid conjugate and bile acid symporter SLC46A3-like, producing the protein MESAPLLENMESVSLIENMESVPRIENKDREEKAKIGNLLKANIMFLVYQLSVNVHDPVLTQYIYQRYSDEVFHNSTKSATTANQTSKCYVNESDPGYMLQERVQHLTSNCQTILIAIGNSTALISCMFLGAYSDFLGRRFLFICPLVGQILKNVLTIFVIYWNLDLKYLFVGEVIEGVSGGYNGVILASYAYTADNTPPKNSRTVGIAVIDFTTYLATAASQVITGYFIKDLGYLYPSITTTSLMFLSLILVIVLLPETVNKDRRSQYPSPLKAVKNVFGFYFSKEFGQRRRLFWLSVTTYFLTYFSISGVFFLEYLFQLNLPFCWGPVLIGYFNMALALSRQVLGIPVIKLLHLCTSDPEICIITSVILAASYVLNGAATTDVMLFLTVLPSGVAAPLLPTLRAVMSRMAPPEMQGSLFAGIGLVNIISSGAGSTVFNEMYNATVKMLRGFIFFTGAGCQLLCAFIMVVFLWIARRGTVTDTSADGINDND; encoded by the exons ATGGAGTCTGCTCCGCTTCTTGAAAACATGGAGTCTGTGTCACTCATTGAAAACATGGAGTCTGTGCCACGCATTGAAAACAAGGATAGAGAAGAGAAGGCTAAGATAGGAAATCTACTCAAGGCCAACATTATGTTTCTTGTTTACCAGCTGTCTGTCAATGTCCATGATCCAGTGTTAACACAATACATTTACCAGAGGTACTCCGACGAGGTGTTCCATAACAGCACAAAGTCAGCCACTACTGCTAATCAAACGTCTAAGTGTTACGTCAATGAGTCGGATCCAGGATACATGTTACAGGAACGGGTGCAGCATCTTACTTCCAACTGTCAGACAATACTCATAGCTATCGGAAACTCTACAGCGTTAATTAGCTGCATGTTCTTAGGGGCGTATTCGGATTTTCTTGGTCGACGATTTCTCTTCATCTGCCCTTTAGTCGGGCAGATTCTGAAGAATGTATTGACGATATTTGTTATTTACTGGAATCTTGATCTGAAATACCTGTTTGTTGGGGAAGTGATTGAAGGTGTTTCGGGTGGATATAATGGTGTAATTCTGGCTAGTTATGCCTACACGGCTGACAACACGCCTCCTAAGAACTCCAGGACAGTTGGAATCGCTGTGATAGATTTCACCACCTACCTGGCAACCGCAGCGTCCCAAGTTATTACCGGATACTTCATCAAGGACCTAGGTTACCTCTACCCATCAATAACTACAACTTCACTCATGTTTCTCTCACTAATCCTTGTCATTGTTCTTCTCCCTGAAACAGTCAACAAAGATAGAAGATCCCAGTACCCATCTCCACTGAAGGCGGTGAAAAATGTCTTTGGATTCTATTTTTCAAAAGAGTTTGGACAAAGGAGAAGACTTTTCTGGCTTTCAGTGACAACATATTTCTTAACATATTTTAGTATAAGTGGTGTCTTTTTTCTGGAATATCTTTTCCAGCTGAACCTGCCTTTCTGTTGGGGACCAGTACTCATCGGCTATTTCAATATGGCGTTGGCCCTTTCCAGACAAGTGCTTGGGATTCCAGTCATCAAACTACTTCATTTATGTACCTCAGACCCTGAGATATGCATCATAACGTCTGTCATACTTGCCGCATCCTACGTCCTAAATGGTGCGGCCACCACTGACGTCATGCTCTTCCTCA ctGTTTTGCCCAGCGGTGTTGCAGCGCCTCTGTTGCCAACACTGCGAGCTGTCATGTCACGGATGGCCCCTCCAGAAATGCAGG GATCGCTGTTTGCGGGTATCGGACTTGTGAACATCATCTCATCAGGTGCTGGGTCTACAGTTTTCAACGAGATGTATAATGCCACTGTGAAAATGCTGCGTGGTTTTATCTTCTTCACTGGTGCGGGATGTCAGCTGTTGTGTGCATTTATCATGGT AGTGTTTTTGTGGATCGCCCGTCGCGGGACTGTAACTGATACCTCCGCTGATGGCATCAACGACAACGACTAA
- the LOC137295228 gene encoding tigger transposable element-derived protein 6-like — translation MGKKRTYTKEDLQMAINDVHMGMSFRKAAKKHGVPVMTISDRVTGKSEGDLHLGRPPTISADLENDIARKLKLAALQGFGITRRQLIIKVSRICKQLGIKNPFKGGIPGKKWIAGFLKRHPDVKLRTPVALSTVRARMLNPIIVDKYFETLGGIIDTLGLSQKPQLIWNIDETGVPLTHRPAKVFAETGIKNIPGRVGNDRDRVTVLACVNATGNTIPPMAIVKGKTQRSLGAYNTKLGVPGTVYTYQERAWMEDQLGERWFEDHFLRYCGSERPQLIILDSHSSHETLGFLEKARENNITVLAFPPHTTQWLCPLDKTVFSSFSREWSFGCSEYMSSSPNNIVCKWEWPRLFRAAYDKAFTASNIINGFRKCGIFPFNPTAIPRSAFAPSQPFDKASTSNSKVANPETPEAANDAVTRKVAATPDQTPSTSAPHEPDLPEGAEVLTAEEFILSVLSGDVPSSFDESGNMIVEIASDEGMSLRQLEAVNKEFSLPETKTSEGKVNPRKLTSHRILTSDHIIEMKRKKVEQKRKNEAEKKARKEQRELKQKLKKNDN, via the coding sequence ATGGGGAAGAAAAGAACATATACAAAAGAGGACCTTCAAATGGCAATTAACGATGTACATATGGGCATGTCGTTCCGGAAGGCGGCCAAAAAGCACGGTGTGCCCGTCATGACCATATCAGACCGCGTCACAGGAAAATCTGAAGGCGACTTGCATCTTGGGCGTCCACCAACCATCTCCGCAGACCTTGAAAATGACATTGCTAGAAAACTGAAATTAGCTGCGTTGCAGGGTTTCGGAATTACTCGACGTCAGTTAATTATAAAGGTGTCTCGAATTTGCAAACAGCTGGGTATTAAAAATCCATTTAAAGGGGGTATTCCTGGCAAGAAGTGGATAGCGGGCTTCCTAAAACGTCACCCTGACGTGAAGCTCAGAACTCCAGTGGCGTTATCCACAGTGAGAGCAAGGATGTTGAACCCCATCATCGTGGACAAGTATTTTGAAACTTTAGGTGGTATCATAGATACCCTAGGTTTAAGCCAGAAACCACAATTAATCTGGAACATAGATGAAACTGGGGTCCCTCTGACTCACCGGCCAGCGAAAGTTTTTGCTGAAACCGGCATCAAAAACATTCCTGGCCGAGTCGGAAATGACCGAGACCGAGTTACGGTGCTGGCCTGTGTTAATGCCACAGGGAACACCATACCGCCAATGGCCATTGTGAAAGGGAAAACCCAAAGAAGTTTGGGTGCCTATAACACAAAACTCGGTGTTCCAGGTACTGTGTATACATACCAGGAGAGAGCATGGATGGAGGATCAGCTGGGGGAGAGATGGTTTGAAGACCATTTTCTCAGGTATTGCGGCTCAGAGAGACCCCAGCTGATCATCCTTGACAGCCATTCATCTCACGAGACGCTGGGTTTTCTGGAGAAGGCACGCGAGAATAATATTACAGTTCTCGCGTTCCCTCCCCACACGACCCAGTGGCTCTGTCCGCTAGATAAAACTGTATTTAGTTCGTTTAGTAGGGAATGGAGCTTTGGATGTTCGGAGTATATGAGCAGCAGCCCCAACAACATCGTTTGTAAGTGGGAGTGGCCGAGGTTATTCAGAGCTGCTTATGACAAAGCATTCACCGCCAGCAACATTATCAATGGCTTCAGGAAATGTGGGATATTTCCCTTCAATCCCACAGCCATCCCCAGATCAGCCTTTGCACCATCTCAACCATTTGATAAAGCTTCCACATCAAACTCCAAAGTAGCCAACCCTGAAACCCCCGAAGCTGCCAATGATGCAGTTACACGTAAAGTTGCAGCGACTCCCGATCAGACACCATCAACATCCGCTCCGCATGAGCCTGACCTTCCTGAGGGAGCAGAGGTCTTGACAGCTGAGGAATTTATACTCTCTGTTCTCAGTGGAGACGTCCCTTCTTCATTTGATGAATCTGGCAATATGATTGTAGAGATTGCAAGTGATGAAGGGATGTCTCTTAGACAACTGGAGGCAGTAAACAAGGAATTTTCTTTGCCTGAAACTAAAACTTCAGAAGGCAAAGTCAATCCCAGAAAGCTGACCTCACACAGAATATTGACAAGCGATCATATcattgaaatgaaaagaaagaaagttGAGCAGAAACGGAAAAATGAAGCAGAAAAAAAGGCCAGAAAAGAGCAGAGAGAACTTAAACAAAAACTTAAAAAGAATGATAATTGA